The Bacteroidota bacterium DNA window ATGCATCTACCACCCGCGGAATTTTGCTCAACCCTACAATGTATCCATTGGGAATATAGGCAACATGAGCTTTACCTATAAATGGCAGCATATGATGCTCGCACATGGAATAAATCTCAATATCTTTTACAATAACCATTTGGCGGTAATCTTCTTTGAACATGGCCGACCGTAAAATCTCAACAGGATTCAGGTCGTAGCCGTGCGTAAGGAACTGCATTGCTTTTGCCACGCGTTCGGGCGTTTTCAGTAATCCCTCCCGTTCCGGATTTTCGCCCACCAGCTTCAGAACTTCGGTATAGTGAGCGGCGAGGTTTTTAATACTTTCAGGATTGTAAGTATCAACGCGTTCGTAATCATCCATTTTGTTGTCCTGTGCCATCTGCTTATTCAGTTCCATTTTAAATAGTTCTTTAGTTTAATTTACTTGCAAAACTGTGTTCTGTGTTCCGTAATATTCCACACTGTTGTTCTCGGTTTCCTCAAGCTTCACACAGTGAAGTATGGCATTTTCATTTTTCACATCGGTTTCAAGTTGTTCCCAGATTGCAATAGCGATGTTTTCGGCGGAAGCCAAGCGACCGTTCATAAACGGCACTTCAATATTGATATTTTTATGATCCATGTGTTGAAGTACGCGCTCATGAATAATCTCACTCAGGCGGTGCAGGTTCATTACGAAACCCGTACCCGCATCAACCGGACCTTTTACGGTAACAAAAAGGGTATAATTGTGGCCATGCCAGTTTGGATTAGAGCATTTGCCAAACACTTCAAGATTTTTTTCATCCGAATAATCGGGACGAAAAAGACGGTGTGCGGCATTGAAATGTTCCCTGCGGGTGAGATACACCATGGCTGTTAATTTTCGTAAAGGTAAAAATATTTTCGTTACATTATGTATTGTGCGTACTGCTCCGCTGATAAGAATCAGCATCATCGGACAATACTAAAACGCCGTGGGCTCATTTCAAAGAAATTATTATCTTGCAGCAGTTTTCTCCGTAGCGGGAAAGCAATATTTCGCCTTCGCTGCCGTTCAGTTAAGAATCTGACGATACGAATGCAGTGAAGGATTTTGTTTCTGCGTGTAATTTGGCGCTTCCGGAAGCCACGCGGAAAATACTGAGAAAAATACCGGAACAAGAGTACTTTATTATTAACAATAACACGGATACAAAACATGAAAAAATTTGTTTTTGCACTGGTGATTATGTGCTTATTTTTTGGATTTGCAGGCGCTCAAACAGCTGAAGAATATGCCAAGACAGGCAATGAGAA harbors:
- the folE gene encoding GTP cyclohydrolase I FolE encodes the protein MELNKQMAQDNKMDDYERVDTYNPESIKNLAAHYTEVLKLVGENPEREGLLKTPERVAKAMQFLTHGYDLNPVEILRSAMFKEDYRQMVIVKDIEIYSMCEHHMLPFIGKAHVAYIPNGYIVGLSKIPRVVDAFARRLQVQERLTTQIKDCIQETLKPLGVAVVIEANHLCMMMRGIQKQNSVTTTSDFTGAFLIDKTRQEFLHLISSKLH
- a CDS encoding 6-carboxytetrahydropterin synthase; translation: MMLILISGAVRTIHNVTKIFLPLRKLTAMVYLTRREHFNAAHRLFRPDYSDEKNLEVFGKCSNPNWHGHNYTLFVTVKGPVDAGTGFVMNLHRLSEIIHERVLQHMDHKNINIEVPFMNGRLASAENIAIAIWEQLETDVKNENAILHCVKLEETENNSVEYYGTQNTVLQVN